TCAACTATTTTACCGATCAATTAATATAGACTTTCATTGCAGCCCGACTCGAATTCCCATAAACGACTTCCTCTGATGCTCCCACTTTCCTCCCCAAGTTTTCTCCCACTATGTAATATCCATCTAAACCTTCTATAAGAATGAACCCATTTGTAATTGGTGAGCTCTACTTCCTCCATTTCAAAAAGATAGACTGATTTTATGTGTgatttgttattcaaaaaggggttggaacccagcttgttgctaggttaccaactaaaagctttatataaattcttttattattatttattatttagtTAACAAATCGTTAAGTCAATGGTTTGACTTGACGGTCTCTAACAGATTCAGGTACCAAACCTCAATATTtaaaatgttgggtaccaaaccAATGTGTTGAAAATCGATGATGATTTTATCGAAAATACTAGACGTGGGATAAAAACATTTGAAAAAAAAACACGAAACAAATACAGGCCAAAGAAAAAGGTGAGAAAAAAACGGAAGTGATATGCATCTTGCAGGCTTAATCCCGCGGATTATACCGCAAGAGAGAAAAGAAATGATCTCTTTATGATTGGACGGTTTAGCAGGGATGAGTCTAGTGTACCCCGGTGTCACACCGGTACAACCCGCGAGCTAAATCACTTTCGAGAAAAAAGAGACGCCTATCCGAAACTCCACAAAAATGCGTATCTCAGTGAAACTCCACGAAAATTATTCCcctcctaagagcaactgcagtggtgcgatcaaaaccaaagatcaaagatcaaaaaaaagaccaaattttgggtttagtccgtgttgtgacgcaacggtacatgattaaaatttcgtcaggcggactttaaaagtccgccccattttttttcgtaaaatttcatcaggcggactttaaaagtccgccccattttttgtaactttcatcaggcggactttaaaagtccgccccattaaaatttcatcaggcggactttaaaagtccgccccatctttggtaactttcatcaggcggactttaaaagtccgcctcattctttttctgttttatttaatttgaattttcatcgggcgtaatttaaatctccgcccgttaacaagcgtactttaaatttacgcccagcaacaagcgtactttaaatttacgcccgactatattagaatttgggatttggtcgcgaccatatttggtctggaatttgatctttggttgggatttgatctttactccgtcccactgtgttacgatctcatcccaaatttttggttatactcgcccattgTGGATGCTCTGATCCTATATCCATGGTGGAGAATGATGCCACCTTCTTTCCCACATCTATCATGTTTTTTGTCGGGCATCTATCCGGGTCGTGCCTAAAGTGTGCTGATATCAACTAACCACAGCCTAGCATAGGTCTTTACAATTTCAACCCCTACTCATAGGTCAACTACGTGGAAGTGTCCTAGGCTCATGGCAGAGTAGAACCGTGGTTGTCAAGTTAACTGTCTAATCAATTCAAAAAGTACTAATTTCTCTGTGTCCTCTGTTAACACTTAAAAAGAGGAAAAACTTTTTACTTGTTCAGTAAAACAATGGATGATGAATTCGACTTCAAACAAGTCACATCGCTTTCTCTCTCAAGAGCCTCTGGCATTAATCAATCAACAAAACCAGAAGTAAAACAATATTGGTCTTCATTCCTTCAAGTACTTGGAGAAAACAACACCATGTCTCAAGATTCATCACCATTACCAAATATGCAGTCCCTCTCCATTAACGGAACCAACAATGCTAACGACAACAACCTTGAGGATCCAAAACCTTCAGAAATCACCACTGTATATAAACTTACTttcactttttatttttatttgggtttttttttttcactgtttctttaatttttaattttatatttattttttccccCAATTCTTTTTACTGTTCAGGATACGGGTAACACATGGTATGAAAGTGTTGCAAGATTTGAGGATTTGGGATTATCTGAGGAATTGCTGAAAGGATTATATGTTGAAATGAGGTTTAATGAACCTAGTAAGATTCAATCAGTGACTTTACCTATGATTTTGAAACCCCCATACAAAGATTTAGTAGCACAATCTCATAATGGTACTGGTAAGACTACCTGTTTTGTTCTTGGAATGTTGAGTCGTGTGAATGTTAATCTAAAAGCTCCTCAAGCACTTTGTATTTGCCCTACAAGAGAATTGGCTATACAAAATTTAGAAGTGTTGAGAAAAATGGGGAAGTATACAGATATAAAGTCATACTGTGCAATTCCTATGGGTAGTAAAAGTCCTGATATTCCAATTTCAAAGAGAATGCCACTTACTCAGCAAGTAATTATTGGTACTCCTGGTACAATTAAGCAATGGATTTCTTATAAGAAATTGAGTTTGAGAGAGAATAGGATACTTGTGTTCGATGAAGCTGATCATATGTTGGCTGAGGTATGTATAATTTCCTCTATATTTTGCTCGACCCTGGAGAAAGAGGGACGGTATGAGTCATTTGTTGCTAACTATGAGAACTTAAATGTGCAGGATGGATTTAGGGATGATTCCACTAGAATCATGAGGGATATCAAAGCAAGTAGTGCCCATTGCCaggtaagtaattgaacttaagaTATAACAAAGACTTAGACATTATATCGAGTGTGACGACTTACATGATAGCAGTGGTTCCCTAGTTCTCATATTACTAGAGTTGTTTAGTAAATGATGCTGAGGAATATTAATTGTAACCTTCACGGCCTCTCTGTATTTGAGTTCCTCATAATAGGTACAAGGCCCTtacttttctcttctttttccaaCACTCAAGTGAATAGGCCAATTGTCCTCTGTGGAAGTTCACTTTTTCTTATAATCATACGAGAACACACCAAAAGGGCAACCAAATCTATAGTTAAACGTCTGTTTCAGCATGTAGAACATTTGATCATTCTTGATCATGTTATAAGTAAATATAAGTAGGATTTAGACCAATAGCATGCGCCTTTGACATGATTTTTAAGTACGATTTAGACGCATTTGAAGTTTCCTTTAGATTATTCCAGAAAAGTGAATCAGTTCCAAATTGTGCACTGTATTGCCAGAATACCTTTAGTTCAAATTCTTGAACATTAAGAACCATGTGGGTTATTCTGTGCCCGTTACCATCACCAAATGCCTTTATATTGAAAGAAGAACTAGACTAGTgtttcagtatttttttttcATGCATAAACAACTGACACGTTTTTCTCTAATATAAGTTTTGGTATTCTGATCTGAAAATGTCAATTGTTTTAGAGTTTGGGCAGCTATCCTCTTAGTTGGAGGTTAGAATTATCCTTCTATCCTCACTAGTAAATTTGAGTGTCTTTGTTTGTGGTCATCAGGTGCTTCTGTTTTCTGCAAGTTTTAATGACATTGTCAGAAATTTTATATCAAGAGTGATTACAGAAGGAAACAAGCTGTTTGTAGAGCGGGAACAACTCTGTCTAGATGTATTAAAACAGTATAAGGTGAACTGTCCTGATGAACTTGCAAAGATACGTATCATTAAggataagatttttgatttaGGGGAGCATTTAGGGCAGACCGTAATTTTCGTCCACTCAAGAGCAAGTGCCAGCGCATTGCATACAGAATTAGAGGATTCTGGTTGGGAATGTTCAATTATTCATGGTGCTGTTGATAATGATGAAAGGGACAAGATAGTTAAGGGATTCAAAGAAGGATTAACCAAGGTGCTCATAGCAATCCTTTTGGGCAAATCAAAGAACCAATCTTTCAGTGCAATTAAAAGTTCTTATGAGAACAGACTTCAAGGCTGGTGCTCGAAAACTCTTAATCAAGCAGCTCAGTCCACTCTAGTTAAGTCAGTGTTAAACTCTCTACCAACACACTATATGAGCCATTTCAGAATTCCCAAAAACATGATGAAAAAAATGGATACGGCTCAAAGAGTGTTTTGGTGGGGGCACAAAACTAACAGAGGTTTAAATCTTATTGCTTGGAAGTCTTTATGCATTGACAAAAAGGAAGGAGGTCTCGCATTTAGGAATCTTGAGCAATTTAACCTGGCTCTTCTCATCAAACTAGCGCGGAGATTATGTACAGAGGAAAGAGAACAGTGGGTAAAACTCATGAAGGCAAAATACTCCCCATATGGCAGTTTCCTTCATCTGCAAGATAATCCATCCAACACCTCATGGATTTGGAAAGGTATACAAGAAGGTCTTCAGTATGTCAGAAAATTTCACCGTTGGGATGTCCGCAGAGGAGATAAAATATTAGTTTGGTATGATAAATGGGTATTAGGCCTTGATCCACCACCCACTCCAAAGGATACTTTCAGAGAACCAGCAAGAATAGTTTATGTAGCTGACTTGTTCCTAGACAATCCTAAAAGATGGAATGAACAACTAATCAAAAACTTGTTCGAGGATGATACTGCAAGATTAATTTTGAAAATGCATGTATCTCAACAAGGGAATGATAGGCTCATCCGGGAACCGAGTAGGAATGGACAATTTTCGGTAAAATCTACATATAGAGCTTTATCAAATTCATACCAACCAGGAAACCACACAGTTACTTTTAACTGGAATGAAGTTTGGAAATCTGCAGCACCTCACAAAGTGAAATTATTTATCTGGAAGTGTCTAAAAGGAATACTTCCAACTAAGGAGATCCTCAGTAGGTACAAACCATCAATAAATAAGCTTTGTCCGAGATGCTCTCAAGCAGAGGAAACCTTACAACATCTCTTAATTGACTGTGATTGGTCTAGAAGAATCTGGTTATCTATGAATATAAATGTTTCTGTCCTTCAACAGCAAAGGATTAAGGTGGCTGACTGGATATCAACTTGGTTTCAGTCAACAGTCGATTCTAGCTCCAAGTCAGATAAACAAGCTGTCTTAAAATGCATGCTAACTGCTTGGTTTATATGGAAGAATAGGTGCTCTAACTTCCTTCAAAACAGAGACCAAAACATCCTTAGCACATCTCACTCAATAAATTTCATGCTCAAACAATGTCAGATTACAACTCCTCAAAGACGAAATAATAAGCAAGTTTGGCAACTACcgctacaaaatgaagttaaaataAATATGGATGCCGCCTTTGATTACAATACCAAAACAATTGGTCTTGGTTTACTAATTCGTGATTATACAGGTTTCTGCCAAGGAATCAGGTGCAAGTTCATCAATGGAGGAGTAGACTCTGAACAAGCGGAATGTCTAGCCCTGAAAGAAGCCATACTATTTGCTAGACAACGCAACTTGAGGAATGTGGTGCTGGAATCAGATAATCTTAATGTAGTTAATGCAGTTAAGAATGCCAATAACTCGGTTCACTGGAGGAACCAAGTTCATGTAGATGAAATAAGGCATTTGCTTATTTCCTTTCCTTGTTTTAAACTAAACTATGTTAATAGGACAGCTAACAATGCTGCCCATGTTATTGCCAAAACAGCTAGATCAAACAGGCTATGTTTAGACTACTTTGTTAACTTCCCTGAAAATATTAATCTTATTATATGGGAAGATAAGCAAGCCTGTCAATCTAAGTTATGTAGTATTGCAAGTTAAGTAATAGAAGTTGGTTTcgcattaaaaaaaataatcttcttGCGCGAGGTTTCGATCAATCGCAGGTATTAAAGCATTTATGTAACTGAGACTCTAAGTTCTtttcttgtttgtttgttttgtgcATACCTAATGCAGTATTCTTTTGAAAGGTGAATGTGGTTGTGAATTATGATCTTCCGGTGATACATGATTCTCTATCAGAACCTGATTTTGAGGTGTACTTGCATAGATGTGGTAGAGCAGGACGTTTTGGTCGCAAGGGTGAGTTCTTGTCTCAGGGTTTTACATTTTTGTGTGATATGGTAGTATGAAGTGGTCAAATTTAGTGTCATAACTAGCCTTGTGTTTGTAAGGGTTGCTTCTTTtaaagatcatcatctctccggTATTAAATGGCAGAATCTAAATGTTTAGTTCATTTTGTTACCGCTTCTACTAGAATATCTACACCTATTATAATTAACTTCAGAGTGACCCCTTTTTTTCATAAAAAGGGAAAGTTGTGTCTGTTTGATCTGAACCGTTTATTATCCTCAGTATCCGAACTCTATCTGCGTAAGGTGCCTTGCAATATATATTGGATTTTTTCAATTTATTGAGTTAAAGTAGAACCCTTTTCTGTCCTACCAAGTACAACATTTTTTGTCAACAAAGAATGCAACATTCAGGGGGTTTTCATTTTATGTAATGTTCTTTTTCTGGTGTGAGTTCAACAAGCAAATTTGCTGAAACAAAGCTTAATAGGCAAAACAAACCAGTTTTTATTTAGAGAGACCCTTTGGGCAACATTCACTATGAATCATTTTAATGCAAGTTTAGAATTTCTCATAGTCTTTCATCAGTGTCTTGTATAGTCCTCTTTAATTTCCTCTTAAAGTTTGAAAAGTATGAACCCTGAAACAAATTTTTAGAGTCCATGCATGCTCTTTAGATCATTACTGGTTTTTGTGTGAGAGAACCTTTGAGCAACATTTAGTATTAATCATTTCAATTGCAAGTTTAGAATTTCTCATAGTCGTTGGTAAATGTTGCAGTGTCTATTTTAACTTCCTCCTAAAGTTTGAAAAGTATGAACCCTGAAACAAATTTTTAAGAGTCCGTGCATGCTCTTTAGATCATCAGTATTTTTAGTTACATTACCAAATAAATACATCGGGAAATGGatcatttatccaaatatttttaaatcacggttcaaatggacgggtaaaaaatagtttgggtgaaatggtcaaaaaaaaaatagcatcctagcttaaatttaaaaaatagcaaagatgaaactggatacatcctgtttaaattaaaaataagaaaaaatatttgaacatagtcacgatgaaattggttacatctttcctatttttatatttttggccgtttaaacagtatcaaaatctaactgtccatttcacccaggaattgttgattttggtctttttaaccaattttgtgtaaatacATTGTAACAGcataaataaaatatttagtGGATTTATAAGAGCTTTATGTTTGGGTATGATCATGCAGGGGCTGTGTTCAATTTATTGTGCACAGAAAAGGAATTCATGCTGATGCACAAAATCGAGAGGCATTATGGGAATTGTATGGCCGAGGTAAAGTTATGATTTTAACTTCATATAAATAGTATGGTAAAGGAGGATCGGCTCAGTTCAAAATAATTAAACTTTGCTCGATGGACAAGTACTTTTTTTGCCTCCATGTCCATTCTGTTTAATATCCCCAATATGAGATCATCTTGTCAGCAAGGAAAGCCCAACCTAATTATATAATTATACTTTTCTCAGGGATCTTACGTCCATATTTgatgttcttgttcctttaatTGGTTATGATCTTTACGATACAATTAGATGACTTTACGACATCTCACTTATTACTTAATATATACTCTCATGCTCAATCCATGTTTAATACCAGATCTGGGGACCTCATGGAGCCCCAATGGATGGTTTCGAATATTTTGATATGCATGATCGATATGAAGCAGATATTCTTAGGGTTAAGTGgcaaaatgtcccaaatggaTCCCAAGATTGTGAAAATGTCCCGCACGTTAGGCAAAAGattaaaatgccccaaaatctTATCAAAATGCCCCGATCCGTTAGTTTAGCCGTTAAAGAGAGTTAAATGATCAAATTCGCACACATGTAACTCTCACGTGTAAAACATTTACATTTTTATCCTTCAGAACTGGATTGAACCAATGTACGCCACGTGGCATTTTGATCCAACGGTTATCCTATGATATTTGAGTCAAATGACTCTCACGTGAGAGTGTATTTTTATCGACTCTTAACAGTCTTTTTCGGAAATGACCACAGTGTCCTAAATGGTTAGATTGGGACACTATCATGTGATTAAAAATGGGCGGCCGCATATCCAAGCCGTTTACATTCCATTTTTCAATCAACATAATGCTAGCAATTTAGATATTTTAATCAATAATTAGAACGAAATAACAAACCACTGCATTCTTACTAAAAAAAACAACACTGCATAATTTTAACTGCTAAACTGTCTGCACTTACATAAACAACGATAGTTAAAAA
This DNA window, taken from Papaver somniferum cultivar HN1 chromosome 3, ASM357369v1, whole genome shotgun sequence, encodes the following:
- the LOC113359860 gene encoding DEAD-box ATP-dependent RNA helicase 38-like, which translates into the protein MDDEFDFKQVTSLSLSRASGINQSTKPEVKQYWSSFLQVLGENNTMSQDSSPLPNMQSLSINGTNNANDNNLEDPKPSEITTDTGNTWYESVARFEDLGLSEELLKGLYVEMRFNEPSKIQSVTLPMILKPPYKDLVAQSHNGTGKTTCFVLGMLSRVNVNLKAPQALCICPTRELAIQNLEVLRKMGKYTDIKSYCAIPMGSKSPDIPISKRMPLTQQVIIGTPGTIKQWISYKKLSLRENRILVFDEADHMLAEDGFRDDSTRIMRDIKASSAHCQVLLFSASFNDIVRNFISRVITEGNKLFVEREQLCLDVLKQYKVNCPDELAKIRIIKDKIFDLGEHLGQTVIFVHSRASASALHTELEDSGWECSIIHGAVDNDERDKIVKGFKEGLTKVLIANNLLARGFDQSQVNVVVNYDLPVIHDSLSEPDFEVYLHRCGRAGRFGRKGAVFNLLCTEKEFMLMHKIERHYGNCMAEVKL